The Clostridium septicum genome contains a region encoding:
- a CDS encoding DUF975 family protein, which translates to MIIRRELKSNSKDQLRGNWGLAIITILVYSLIISIFGYSDSIYNNNIEIILDLSSLLLSGVLTLGISKFLLNLTKKDSSAKFTDLFSGFNVYFKTLGLNILLGIIIGIGTIFLVVPGLIFALMFSQTFFILSEDNEKGIIQCLSESREMMIGYKFDYFVLMLSFLGWWLVSALTLGIGALWVYPYQKLTEANFYLEIKSK; encoded by the coding sequence ATGATAATAAGAAGAGAGTTAAAAAGTAATTCAAAAGATCAATTAAGAGGAAATTGGGGATTAGCAATAATCACTATTCTTGTTTATAGTTTAATTATTAGTATATTTGGTTATAGTGATAGTATATATAATAATAATATTGAAATAATATTAGATTTATCATCATTATTGTTAAGTGGAGTTCTTACTTTAGGTATAAGTAAATTTCTATTGAATTTAACTAAAAAAGATAGTAGTGCAAAGTTTACAGATCTTTTTTCAGGGTTTAATGTTTATTTTAAAACATTAGGATTAAATATTTTACTTGGAATTATAATAGGAATAGGAACTATATTTTTAGTTGTACCAGGACTTATATTTGCTTTAATGTTTTCACAAACATTTTTCATTTTAAGTGAAGATAATGAAAAAGGAATTATTCAATGTTTATCAGAAAGTAGAGAAATGATGATAGGCTATAAATTTGATTACTTTGTTTTAATGTTAAGTTTTTTAGGCTGGTGGTTAGTAAGTGCTTTAACCTTAGGAATAGGAGCCTTATGGGTATATCCATATCAAAAATTAACAGAAGCAAATTTTTATTTAGAAATTAAAAGTAAATAA
- a CDS encoding rhodanese-like domain-containing protein, with translation MQFTKSISNIQAENLIKEDKELLILDVRRFTEFKENRIPNAINIPVDDLEWEMETLENHKDNPILVYCKVGMRSSVACDILENEGFTKLYNLRGGILDYTGAIEK, from the coding sequence TTGCAATTTACAAAATCTATTAGTAATATACAAGCGGAAAATTTAATAAAAGAAGATAAAGAACTTCTTATATTGGATGTAAGAAGATTTACTGAATTTAAGGAAAATAGAATACCTAATGCTATAAATATACCTGTTGATGATTTGGAATGGGAGATGGAAACTTTAGAAAATCATAAAGATAATCCAATACTTGTCTATTGTAAAGTAGGAATGAGAAGTAGTGTAGCCTGCGATATTTTAGAAAATGAAGGATTTACTAAATTATATAATTTAAGAGGAGGAATTTTAGATTATACAGGAGCTATTGAAAAGTAA
- a CDS encoding flotillin family protein: MQEMLIKFATIGVPILVVILIILSTWKKAPQDKAIVVTGLKRRVISGKGGLVVPFFEQTDRISLENMKVEVKTHESLDRNGVPIDTDGVAIIKVKSSSDGVLLAIEQFNTGKERETIEVIRGTVQDVLEGKLREIVSKMSIEEIYKDREMFANEVENVAKDDLERMGLEIKTFTIRDIDDTKGYLTALGAKQIAEVKKNASIAEAEAKKEEMQKTAEAKRLGTEAQIKAETEIARATKDKELKVQAYKEEEKKAQAKADFAYEVEKNIVQKQVIEARKNAELFEEQRQTEIAEQQARKKEMELEATIKKVAEADKYSEEQKAEADRYKLIKQAEAEAESIKIKGMAEADAIRLKGEATADAMKAEAEAMKEKAEAYKMYGEAAIIQMLADKLPEVAKYVSEPLGKTEKMVIIDNGNQGGASKVTKNITNIMAEIPEVINSLTGIDIIDLVKDLSKNKGNINNSDNNKVNEEIVIENIKEEQGEKVLNNKEN, from the coding sequence ATGCAAGAAATGCTTATTAAATTTGCTACTATAGGGGTTCCTATATTAGTAGTAATACTAATTATTTTATCTACTTGGAAAAAGGCACCTCAAGATAAGGCAATTGTAGTAACTGGGTTAAAAAGACGGGTAATTAGTGGAAAAGGTGGATTGGTTGTACCTTTTTTTGAACAGACAGATAGAATATCTTTAGAAAATATGAAGGTTGAAGTTAAAACTCATGAATCACTAGACAGAAATGGAGTACCAATAGATACAGATGGAGTTGCTATTATAAAAGTTAAATCATCTTCAGATGGTGTTTTACTTGCCATTGAGCAATTTAACACTGGAAAAGAAAGAGAAACTATAGAAGTTATAAGAGGTACAGTACAAGATGTCCTTGAAGGAAAGCTTAGAGAAATAGTTTCTAAAATGTCTATTGAAGAAATTTATAAAGATAGAGAAATGTTTGCAAATGAAGTTGAAAATGTGGCAAAAGATGATTTAGAAAGAATGGGATTAGAAATTAAGACATTTACAATTAGAGATATAGATGATACTAAGGGATATTTAACAGCTCTTGGAGCAAAGCAAATAGCGGAGGTTAAGAAAAATGCATCTATAGCAGAAGCTGAAGCTAAAAAAGAAGAAATGCAGAAAACAGCAGAAGCTAAAAGACTTGGAACAGAAGCACAAATAAAAGCAGAAACAGAAATAGCAAGAGCTACTAAGGATAAAGAGCTTAAAGTTCAAGCTTATAAAGAAGAAGAAAAGAAGGCTCAAGCAAAGGCTGACTTTGCATATGAGGTAGAAAAGAATATAGTTCAAAAACAAGTAATAGAAGCAAGAAAAAATGCTGAGTTATTTGAAGAGCAAAGACAAACAGAAATAGCAGAACAACAAGCAAGAAAAAAAGAAATGGAACTTGAAGCTACTATTAAGAAAGTTGCAGAAGCAGATAAATATAGTGAAGAACAAAAAGCAGAAGCAGATAGATATAAATTAATAAAACAAGCAGAGGCAGAAGCAGAATCTATAAAGATAAAAGGTATGGCAGAAGCAGATGCAATTAGACTTAAAGGTGAGGCTACAGCAGATGCTATGAAAGCAGAGGCAGAGGCTATGAAAGAAAAGGCAGAGGCATATAAGATGTATGGTGAAGCCGCTATTATTCAAATGTTAGCAGATAAGCTACCAGAAGTAGCTAAATATGTTTCAGAACCTTTAGGAAAAACTGAAAAGATGGTTATTATAGATAATGGAAATCAAGGTGGAGCATCAAAAGTAACTAAAAATATTACTAATATAATGGCTGAAATTCCTGAAGTAATAAATTCATTAACAGGAATAGATATTATAGATTTAGTAAAAGATTTATCAAAAAATAAAGGTAATATAAATAATTCGGATAATAATAAAGTTAATGAAGAAATAGTGATAGAAAATATAAAAGAAGAGCAAGGTGAAAAAGTATTAAATAATAAGGAAAATTAG
- a CDS encoding ABC transporter permease, with protein MLKIMLNTFKILTKKKSFIIVSILLPAVFTIVFSYMLGQQTVYKIGIINNDNAEISEVIKNRIENIDGVKIENVKENEYESFLASREIELAIVIDKGFSEDVLKGKENSIKISSVSESDIKPVVKSIIEAESKNLYVLSKLAKGDLKKFKALEKEYRSNMPKYVLNEVNNSISVMQSLGIVIMIIFISGQVITRFILDDEENGTKDRILLSNISERNYFAGILTIFFICSSLTSIFYYSICKLLNFNFGMENSTYFLLILLLVNLLSVTFNLCIVSFIKNPNLASNLSVLVIMPTSMLSGAFWDFGFMPESMQRLGNLCPQRWAINAIEKLQEGSSFLEIIPMVLALIMLSIVLFLLSLVLSKAKNKMVP; from the coding sequence TTGCTTAAAATAATGTTAAATACATTCAAAATATTAACTAAGAAAAAAAGCTTTATAATAGTATCAATACTATTACCGGCAGTTTTTACAATTGTCTTTAGCTATATGTTAGGTCAACAAACTGTATATAAAATAGGTATTATTAATAATGATAATGCTGAAATATCAGAAGTTATAAAAAATAGAATTGAGAATATTGATGGAGTAAAGATAGAGAATGTTAAGGAAAACGAATATGAAAGTTTTTTAGCATCAAGAGAAATAGAATTAGCTATTGTAATAGATAAAGGATTTTCGGAAGATGTTCTTAAAGGAAAAGAAAATTCTATAAAAATTAGCTCTGTATCTGAAAGTGATATTAAGCCAGTAGTAAAATCAATAATAGAAGCGGAAAGTAAAAATTTATATGTTTTAAGTAAATTAGCAAAGGGTGATTTAAAAAAGTTTAAAGCTTTAGAAAAAGAGTATAGAAGTAATATGCCTAAATATGTACTTAATGAAGTTAACAATTCAATATCTGTTATGCAATCTCTTGGTATAGTTATTATGATAATATTTATATCAGGTCAAGTTATAACAAGATTCATTTTAGATGATGAGGAAAATGGAACAAAGGATAGAATATTATTAAGTAATATATCTGAAAGAAACTATTTTGCAGGTATATTAACTATATTCTTTATATGTTCTTCATTAACATCAATATTTTATTATTCTATTTGTAAATTATTAAACTTTAATTTTGGAATGGAAAATAGCACATACTTTTTATTAATATTATTATTAGTAAACTTACTATCGGTAACATTTAATTTATGTATTGTATCATTTATTAAAAATCCTAACTTAGCATCAAATTTAAGTGTTTTAGTAATAATGCCTACATCAATGCTATCAGGGGCATTTTGGGATTTTGGATTTATGCCAGAATCAATGCAAAGGTTAGGAAATTTATGTCCTCAAAGGTGGGCAATTAATGCAATTGAGAAATTACAAGAAGGTAGCAGTTTTTTAGAAATAATACCGATGGTTTTAGCGTTAATTATGCTTTCTATAGTACTATTCTTATTAAGCTTAGTTTTATCAAAAGCTAAGAATAAGATGGTGCCTTAA
- a CDS encoding ABC transporter permease codes for MILLSMINKEVKQFFRYKGNVIMLFIFPLVLITCLVFALKGVMGGELNIFKDTKVLYKVEEKSKYYHGFEIFKNKFNKISSVEFKEVGNTDQAKALVDERQAIGYISINEEGYNFYRRKSGETTAGKIFRGVFEQTLANYSLVDTILEEDPTRLQEVLKEESNKYVSEGSIGGKGITSFEYYTFAELALIILYISITIAYSVYEENKLTTINRIRISKSNDFQLIFSKGIVGIIIAILQIVEVYIFSTFILNVEWGDKLPIMVLVLISLSIFSSVIGIIVGLLARDSKNINGILNSSIIVICMLGGCYAPLSMIKSIPILSSLVKVSPVYWANTALISLNTGVDNNSGLTSILVSLILSLVLVLSYFFIRKIKGGKIIA; via the coding sequence ATGATACTTTTATCAATGATAAATAAGGAAGTAAAGCAGTTCTTTAGATATAAGGGAAATGTAATAATGCTTTTTATATTTCCATTAGTTTTAATTACATGCCTTGTTTTTGCTTTAAAGGGCGTTATGGGAGGAGAATTAAATATATTTAAAGATACTAAGGTTTTGTATAAAGTAGAAGAAAAATCAAAGTACTATCATGGATTTGAAATTTTTAAAAATAAGTTTAATAAAATTTCAAGTGTTGAATTTAAAGAAGTAGGTAATACAGACCAAGCAAAGGCATTAGTAGATGAAAGACAAGCTATAGGGTATATAAGTATAAATGAAGAGGGATATAATTTTTATAGAAGAAAGAGTGGAGAAACTACAGCAGGAAAAATATTTAGAGGAGTGTTTGAACAAACATTAGCTAATTATTCCTTAGTAGATACTATTTTGGAGGAAGATCCAACCAGGCTTCAAGAAGTCTTAAAAGAAGAAAGCAACAAATACGTTAGTGAAGGATCTATAGGAGGAAAAGGGATAACTTCTTTTGAGTATTATACTTTCGCAGAACTTGCTCTTATTATTTTATATATCTCCATTACTATAGCTTATTCAGTATATGAAGAAAATAAGTTAACTACTATAAATAGAATTAGAATATCTAAGTCTAATGATTTTCAGCTTATTTTTTCTAAAGGTATTGTAGGAATAATTATAGCTATACTTCAAATAGTTGAAGTATATATTTTTTCAACATTTATATTAAATGTTGAATGGGGAGACAAGTTACCTATAATGGTATTAGTTTTAATATCATTATCTATATTTTCATCAGTTATAGGAATTATAGTAGGTTTACTAGCAAGGGATTCTAAAAATATAAATGGAATATTAAATTCTAGCATTATAGTAATTTGCATGTTAGGGGGGTGCTATGCACCACTTTCAATGATAAAATCAATTCCTATTTTATCATCTTTAGTTAAGGTTAGTCCTGTATATTGGGCAAATACTGCTTTAATTAGTTTAAATACAGGAGTTGATAATAATAGTGGATTAACATCAATATTAGTGTCATTAATATTATCATTAGTATTGGTTTTAAGCTATTTTTTCATAAGAAAGATAAAAGGGGGAAAGATAATTGCTTAA
- a CDS encoding ABC transporter ATP-binding protein: protein MKILDVKNLYKEYENNVAVDDISFSISKGEIYGLLGPNGAGKSTTISMITGLSKVNSGKVIFEENETNINKWKNNIGLVPQDFALYWELSAEENIKFFCSLYGFKGKELKNRVYKALEFVGLTQFRKKKAKEFSGGMKRRLNMACAIAHTPKLIIMDEPTVGIDPQSRNHILESVKQLRSDGATIIYTSHYMEEVDEICDRISIMDHGNIIAEGSSEHLKNLVSDKNIFSVSLVNKVKGIEENLKTITGIEKVIVEGNEIKCYYLKESNVIEQLVSTISKENGIIKNIKNETPSLETVFLALTGKNLRD from the coding sequence ATGAAAATATTAGATGTTAAAAATCTATATAAAGAGTATGAAAATAATGTAGCTGTAGATGATATAAGTTTCTCTATTAGTAAAGGTGAAATATATGGACTATTAGGACCAAATGGGGCTGGGAAAAGTACAACTATTAGCATGATAACAGGATTAAGTAAAGTAAATAGTGGTAAAGTAATTTTTGAAGAAAATGAAACTAACATAAATAAGTGGAAAAATAATATAGGATTAGTTCCACAAGATTTTGCTTTGTATTGGGAATTATCTGCAGAAGAAAATATAAAGTTTTTCTGTTCACTTTATGGCTTTAAAGGGAAGGAATTAAAAAATAGAGTTTATAAAGCTTTAGAGTTTGTTGGACTTACACAATTTAGAAAGAAGAAGGCAAAAGAGTTTTCAGGTGGAATGAAAAGAAGGCTTAATATGGCATGTGCAATTGCTCATACACCAAAGCTTATAATAATGGATGAGCCTACAGTTGGAATAGATCCACAATCAAGAAATCATATTTTAGAATCCGTAAAACAACTAAGATCTGATGGAGCAACTATAATATATACATCTCATTATATGGAAGAGGTTGATGAAATTTGTGATAGAATTTCAATTATGGATCATGGGAATATAATTGCAGAAGGTAGTAGTGAGCATTTAAAAAATTTAGTTAGTGATAAAAATATATTTTCAGTATCTTTAGTTAATAAAGTAAAGGGAATTGAAGAAAATTTAAAAACAATTACTGGAATAGAAAAAGTTATAGTAGAAGGCAATGAAATAAAATGTTACTACTTAAAAGAAAGTAATGTTATAGAACAATTAGTTTCAACTATTTCTAAGGAGAATGGAATTATAAAAAATATTAAAAATGAAACTCCTAGTTTAGAAACTGTATTTTTAGCGTTAACAGGAAAGAATTTAAGGGACTAG
- a CDS encoding ABC transporter permease: protein MWDIMQQVFPNAIAFTIPLLIVALGALFCERSGIVNVGLDGLMIIGSFAGAFTIVKLQEKMPGSSLPLWIGLLVAMIIGMLFSLLHAFASINLNANQVISGTAINMIAGSLTIFLARTITGSGNIRIIKGFIPQDVPVLSKIPILGDLFFSDSYITTWLVLVILIISIFILYKTSFGLRLRACGEHPQAADAAGINVYKMRYIGVMISGAFSALGGVIILVTYSGEFNGSVAGLGFLALAALIFGQWRPLGILGATLFFGTAVTVANISQVTPELAAVPQVILKVFPYAITLLALVLFSKSSQAPKAAGEPFDSGKR from the coding sequence ATGTGGGATATAATGCAACAAGTATTCCCAAATGCTATAGCATTTACTATTCCTCTTTTAATAGTAGCATTGGGAGCTTTATTTTGCGAAAGAAGTGGTATAGTAAATGTAGGTCTTGATGGACTTATGATTATAGGTTCATTTGCAGGAGCATTTACAATAGTTAAATTACAAGAAAAGATGCCAGGTAGTTCTTTACCTTTATGGATAGGACTCTTAGTGGCAATGATAATAGGAATGTTATTTTCACTATTACATGCATTTGCAAGTATAAACCTAAATGCAAATCAAGTTATAAGTGGTACTGCTATAAATATGATTGCAGGATCATTAACAATTTTCTTAGCAAGGACTATTACAGGAAGTGGTAATATAAGAATTATTAAAGGATTTATACCACAAGATGTACCGGTACTTTCTAAAATACCTATACTAGGAGATTTATTCTTTAGTGATAGTTATATTACAACATGGCTAGTTTTAGTAATTCTTATAATAAGTATATTTATACTTTATAAAACAAGTTTTGGATTAAGGTTAAGAGCTTGTGGAGAACATCCTCAAGCAGCAGATGCAGCAGGAATAAATGTATATAAAATGAGATATATAGGTGTCATGATTTCTGGAGCATTTTCAGCTTTAGGAGGAGTAATTATATTAGTAACATATTCAGGAGAATTTAATGGAAGCGTTGCAGGGCTTGGATTCCTTGCTTTAGCAGCATTAATATTTGGTCAATGGAGGCCACTTGGAATATTAGGAGCTACATTATTTTTTGGAACAGCAGTTACAGTAGCTAATATTTCACAAGTTACGCCAGAATTAGCTGCAGTTCCACAAGTTATATTAAAAGTATTCCCTTATGCCATAACATTATTAGCATTAGTTTTATTTTCAAAATCATCACAAGCACCAAAGGCTGCTGGTGAGCCATTTGATTCAGGTAAGCGTTAA
- a CDS encoding ABC transporter permease: protein MKNKGLKSILAVVLGLLAGAILMAIIGSNPIEGYSYLFQGGLKNIERIANTVATATPLILTGLSVAFAFRTGLFNIGAAGQMLFGGLCATAVGLTVNLPRPLLLITMILAGFLGGALCAAIPGIFKARYNVNEVVSTIMMNWIAYWVVYYTIPAYFKGAFLETESAKLSPEASLQAPWISELFQGSFINYGFLIAIIAVLLIAFILNKTVLGYELKAVGFNRYAAEYSGMPVKRNIVLSMMISGGLAGLAGVAQYAGNIANMQIGVTPSQGFDGIAVALLGSNSPIGVLFAALFFGLLYTGKGFMSAMTSIPPEIADTIMATIIYFAATSAVMDRVFDKFRRRKVQMNTNKLATDGTSERNDKKERKGDK from the coding sequence ATGAAGAATAAAGGATTAAAATCCATTCTTGCAGTTGTTTTAGGTTTGTTAGCTGGAGCAATATTAATGGCTATTATAGGAAGTAATCCAATAGAAGGATATAGTTATTTATTCCAAGGTGGATTAAAGAACATAGAAAGAATTGCTAATACAGTAGCAACTGCAACTCCACTTATACTTACAGGACTTTCAGTTGCATTTGCTTTTAGAACAGGCCTATTCAATATAGGAGCAGCAGGACAAATGTTATTTGGAGGACTTTGTGCAACAGCAGTTGGATTAACAGTAAATCTTCCAAGACCACTATTATTAATAACAATGATTTTAGCAGGTTTTTTAGGTGGTGCTCTTTGTGCAGCAATTCCAGGAATATTTAAGGCTAGATACAATGTAAACGAAGTTGTTTCAACAATTATGATGAACTGGATAGCTTATTGGGTTGTCTATTATACAATACCAGCGTATTTTAAAGGAGCTTTCTTAGAAACAGAATCAGCTAAGTTGTCTCCAGAAGCTTCATTACAAGCACCCTGGATTTCAGAGTTATTTCAAGGATCTTTTATTAACTATGGATTTTTAATTGCAATTATAGCGGTTTTATTAATAGCATTTATTTTAAACAAAACAGTTCTTGGATATGAATTAAAAGCTGTTGGATTTAATAGATATGCAGCAGAATATTCAGGAATGCCTGTAAAAAGAAATATTGTACTTTCTATGATGATATCAGGAGGACTTGCAGGACTTGCAGGAGTTGCTCAATACGCAGGAAATATAGCTAATATGCAAATTGGTGTTACACCATCTCAAGGATTTGATGGTATAGCAGTAGCTTTGCTTGGTTCTAATTCACCTATTGGAGTTTTATTTGCTGCTTTATTCTTTGGATTACTGTATACAGGTAAAGGATTTATGAGTGCTATGACATCTATTCCACCAGAAATAGCAGATACAATAATGGCAACAATTATTTATTTTGCAGCAACAAGTGCAGTAATGGATAGAGTGTTTGATAAGTTTAGACGTAGGAAGGTTCAAATGAATACTAATAAATTAGCTACTGATGGTACTTCAGAAAGAAATGATAAAAAAGAAAGAAAGGGGGATAAATAA
- a CDS encoding ABC transporter ATP-binding protein — translation MEYVVEMLNIRKEFPGIVANDNITLQLKKGEIHALLGENGAGKSTLMGVLFGMYQPEVGKIKIKGKEVKISNPNVANDLGIGMVHQHFKLVSNFTVTENIILGLEPKKGLVVDIKSAAERISELSKKYGLNVDPYAKIEDISVGMQQRVEILKMLYRNAEVLIFDEPTAVLTPQEIQELIKIMKDLVKEGKSIIVITHKLKEIKASADRCTAIRRGKYIGTVDVKTTSEAEMAKMMVGREVSFKVDKKDSNPKETIMSIKNLSVMNNKKVLGLKDFSLDIRKGEIVGIAGVEGNGQTELVEAITGLRPVHSGNIIYNNEDITSIPVRSRVEKGIAHIPEDRHKRGLVLDYTIEENMVLESYNKAPFSKRGLLNKKLIKDHAQKIIDTFDVRSGEGADSIARTLSGGNQQKAIIGREIELNPEVLLAVQPTRGLDVGSIEYIHKRLVEQRDNGKAVLLISLELEEVLNVSDRIAVINNGELVGIVSAKETNENEIGLMMAGVKGGESHEE, via the coding sequence ATGGAATATGTAGTAGAGATGCTTAATATTCGTAAAGAGTTTCCTGGAATCGTTGCAAATGATAACATCACCCTTCAGCTAAAAAAAGGAGAAATTCATGCTTTACTTGGAGAAAACGGTGCTGGTAAATCAACTTTAATGGGAGTTCTATTTGGTATGTATCAACCAGAAGTTGGTAAAATAAAAATAAAAGGAAAAGAAGTGAAAATAAGCAATCCTAATGTTGCAAATGATTTAGGAATAGGAATGGTTCACCAACATTTTAAGCTTGTTAGTAACTTTACAGTAACAGAAAATATAATTTTAGGGTTAGAACCTAAAAAAGGATTAGTTGTAGATATTAAATCAGCAGCAGAGAGAATATCAGAATTATCAAAGAAATATGGATTAAATGTAGATCCTTATGCAAAAATTGAAGATATTTCAGTTGGGATGCAACAACGTGTAGAAATATTAAAAATGCTTTATAGAAATGCAGAAGTACTAATATTTGATGAACCCACTGCTGTATTAACTCCTCAAGAAATACAAGAACTAATAAAAATAATGAAAGACCTTGTTAAAGAAGGAAAATCAATAATAGTAATTACCCATAAATTAAAAGAAATAAAAGCTTCAGCAGATAGATGTACTGCTATTCGTAGAGGTAAATATATAGGGACAGTTGATGTAAAAACTACTAGTGAAGCTGAAATGGCAAAAATGATGGTAGGTAGGGAAGTGTCATTTAAGGTAGATAAAAAGGATAGCAATCCTAAAGAAACTATTATGAGTATTAAAAATCTTTCAGTTATGAATAATAAAAAAGTATTGGGATTAAAAGATTTTTCATTAGATATAAGAAAAGGGGAAATTGTAGGTATTGCAGGAGTTGAAGGAAATGGACAAACTGAGCTTGTAGAGGCAATAACAGGCTTAAGACCAGTTCATTCAGGAAACATTATTTATAATAATGAAGACATAACTTCAATTCCAGTTAGATCTAGAGTTGAAAAAGGAATAGCTCATATTCCAGAAGATCGTCATAAAAGAGGACTAGTTCTTGATTACACTATAGAAGAAAATATGGTTTTAGAATCTTATAATAAAGCTCCTTTTTCTAAAAGAGGCTTATTAAACAAGAAGTTAATAAAAGATCATGCTCAAAAAATAATAGATACTTTTGATGTAAGATCTGGAGAAGGTGCAGATTCTATAGCTAGAACATTATCTGGTGGTAACCAACAAAAGGCTATTATAGGTAGAGAAATTGAATTAAATCCAGAGGTACTTCTTGCAGTACAACCTACAAGGGGACTAGATGTTGGATCAATAGAATATATTCATAAAAGATTAGTAGAGCAAAGAGATAATGGAAAAGCAGTTTTACTTATATCTTTAGAGCTAGAGGAAGTATTAAATGTATCAGATAGAATAGCTGTTATAAATAATGGTGAACTAGTTGGTATAGTAAGTGCAAAAGAAACAAACGAAAATGAAATTGGCCTTATGATGGCTGGAGTAAAGGGAGGAGAAAGCCATGAAGAATAA
- a CDS encoding BMP family lipoprotein, producing MKKRVIALALSAFMVTGLVGCGKSENPETGDANLKVGMVTDSGTIDDKSFNEGTWTGVTKATDELKLEKKYLQPNGETHADYIKEITNLYDAGFKLIVTPGFKFETAIYEAQEKYKDAKFVLIDGAPKKDDKSEASVADNTVSIFFAEEQSGFIAGVATALQIKEGELGFIGGMEIPPVQKFNWGFQQGVKYANENLGTKASIKKENVVYQGTFNDVPAGQQIANKMYNSGVKAIFCSAGGTGVGAINAAKAKVEKGEEVWIIGVDVDQYSHGIYEGDKSVILTSAMKKIDHAAADMIKAEKEGKFPGGKTLTYDVNNDGVGLPEKNPNLSEDTIKKVNEVLEKIKSGEIKVSAEKGDLI from the coding sequence ATGAAAAAAAGAGTAATTGCATTAGCATTATCAGCATTTATGGTAACTGGTTTAGTAGGTTGTGGAAAAAGTGAAAACCCAGAAACTGGAGATGCAAATTTAAAAGTTGGGATGGTAACGGATTCAGGTACAATCGATGATAAGTCATTTAATGAAGGTACTTGGACAGGGGTAACAAAGGCTACAGATGAATTAAAATTAGAAAAGAAGTACTTGCAACCAAATGGAGAAACTCATGCTGACTACATAAAAGAAATTACAAATCTTTATGATGCAGGATTTAAATTAATTGTAACACCAGGATTTAAATTTGAAACTGCTATATATGAAGCACAAGAAAAGTATAAAGATGCTAAATTTGTTTTAATAGATGGAGCACCAAAAAAAGATGATAAATCAGAAGCATCAGTTGCAGATAATACAGTATCAATTTTCTTTGCAGAAGAACAATCAGGATTTATAGCAGGTGTTGCTACTGCTTTACAAATAAAAGAAGGTGAATTAGGATTTATCGGTGGTATGGAAATTCCTCCAGTACAAAAATTTAACTGGGGATTCCAACAAGGCGTTAAATATGCTAATGAAAATTTAGGTACTAAGGCATCAATTAAGAAAGAAAATGTAGTATATCAAGGAACATTTAATGATGTTCCAGCAGGACAACAAATAGCTAATAAAATGTATAATAGCGGTGTTAAAGCTATATTCTGTTCAGCTGGTGGAACTGGGGTTGGAGCTATAAATGCAGCTAAAGCTAAAGTTGAAAAAGGTGAAGAAGTTTGGATAATTGGTGTAGATGTTGACCAATATAGTCATGGTATCTATGAAGGAGATAAGTCAGTTATATTAACTTCAGCAATGAAAAAAATTGATCATGCAGCAGCAGATATGATTAAAGCAGAAAAAGAAGGAAAGTTCCCAGGTGGAAAAACTTTAACTTATGATGTTAATAACGATGGTGTAGGTCTTCCAGAAAAAAATCCAAACTTAAGTGAAGATACTATTAAGAAAGTAAATGAAGTATTAGAAAAGATCAAGAGTGGGGAAATAAAAGTATCGGCTGAAAAAGGTGATTTAATATAA